One genomic segment of Centropristis striata isolate RG_2023a ecotype Rhode Island chromosome 11, C.striata_1.0, whole genome shotgun sequence includes these proteins:
- the LOC131979847 gene encoding GRAM domain-containing protein 2B-like produces the protein MCVSWKYLFSIMSEKCRRYSLDSSICLDSVGPLGGRRGSSRFSTKKSRQSLDDARLQIQALNRSLNGNVSLKEQPIAEEQIEQPDGLINTHSFLKHNKTFHKLFQEIPEGDNVTHTFTCALQKEVLYHGKLFASEKYVCFYSSVLLKDTKVVIPASSIKAVKKHNSALSMLSIQTADGDKYTFVSLRNREMCYKLLQTVCSHAWGGSVNSTPHLSSAENEVDPDMGSSYSSLEDSVDHDLSRRSSSYLDNSFLVSSEAPTRRNSTRQNSLADEDVPGFSVSWIWRITERVSPHLILRELMNLSMMFYLYIMLMMLLLLASGYIGLRIIALEEQLTELTLHQTECQQT, from the exons atgtgtgtaagcTGGAAGTATTTATTTTCCATAATGAGTGAGAAATGCAGGAGATACTCTCTGGACAGCTCCAT CTGCCTGGACAGTGTTGGGCCTCTCGGTGGAAGAAGAGGCAGCAGCAGGTTCAGCACAAAAAAATCCAGGCAGAGTCTGGACGATGCCCGGCTGCAGATCCAGGCGTTAAATCGCAGCCTCAACGGCAATGTGTCCCTCAA GGAGCAGCCTATCGCAGAGGAGCAAATCGAGCAGCCAGATGGGCTCATCAACACACAT AGCTTCCTGAAGCACAACAAAACCTTCCACAAACTATTCCAAGAGATTCCTGAGGGGGACAATGTGACACACA CCTTCACCTGTGCCTTGCAGAAGGAGGTGTTGTATCATGGGAAACTCTTTGCTTCTGAGAAATATGTGTGTTTCTATTCATCGGTGCTGCTCAAGGACAccaag GTGGTGATTCCTGCTTCCAGCATCAAGGCGGTGAAGAAGCATAACTCGGCTTTATCCATGCTGTCGATTCAAACAGCTGATGGAGATAAG taCACGTTCGTCTCTTTGAGAAACCGTGAGATGTGTTACAAACTCCTCCAGACTGTCTGTTCACATGCATGG GGGGGGAGTGTGAACAGCACCCCTCATCTCTCTTCTGCAGAGAATGAAGTCGATCCTGACATG GGCTCCAGTTACTCCAGCTTGGAGGACAGTGTAGATCATGATCTGAGCAGACGGAGCAGCAGTTATCTTGACAACAGCTTCCTTGTGTCCAGTGAAG CTCCTACAAGACGCAATTCCACTCGTCAAAACAGCTTAGCAGACGAAGACGTCCCGGGTTTCT CTGTATCGTGGATTTGGAGGATCACTGAGAGGGTCTCACCGCACCTCATCCTCAGAGAATTAATGAATCTCAGCATGATGTTCTACCTCTACATTATGCT gATGATGTTGCTCCTGTTGGCGTCTGGTTACATTGGACTGAGGATCATAGCGCTGGAGGAACAGCTGACTGAATTGACTTTACACCAAACAGA GTGCCAACAAACGTAG